Proteins from one Setaria italica strain Yugu1 chromosome V, Setaria_italica_v2.0, whole genome shotgun sequence genomic window:
- the LOC101768406 gene encoding dol-P-Man:Man(5)GlcNAc(2)-PP-Dol alpha-1,3-mannosyltransferase, which translates to MARAEKSRAASTASVATEKPARSADRRPLYFAAFLVLADAALVALIIAFVPYTKIDWDAYMSQVDTFLEGERDYTKIEGDTGPLVYPAGFLYVYSAIKFLTGGQVFPAQILFGVLYIVNLSLVLLLYVKAEVLPWWALGLLCLSKRVHSIFVLRLFNDCFAMTLLHAAMALIIYHKWYLGLIVFSGAVSVKMNVLLFAPSLLLLMVKAMSIKGVFFALLGAAVVQVLLGMPFLLSHPVEYISRAFNLGRVFIHFWSVNFKFVPEKLFVSKELAIALLILHLTTLLVFAHYKWLKHEGGLFGFLHSRFKNTKSIQQLVSSQPRPSILSKEHIVTVMFVGNFIGIVCARSLHYQFYSWYFYSLPFLLWKTHFPTPLRIILFLGVELCWNIYPSTAYSSLLLLFLHVSILLGIWFSRTEYPYINKST; encoded by the exons ATGGCGCGGGCGGAGAAGAGTCGCGCCGCGAGCACGGCGTCGGTGGCGACAGAGAAGCCAGCCAGGTCGGCTGACCGGAGGCCGCTCTACTTCGCCGCCTTCCTGGtgctcgccgacgccgcgctcGTCGCCCTCATCATCGCCTTCGTCCCGT ATACCAAGATCGACTGGGACGCCTACATGTCTCAG GTGGATACCTTTCTGGAAGGGGAGAGGGACTACACCAAGATCGAGGGAGACACGGGACCATTGGTCTACCCGGCCGGATTCCTCTACGTCTACTCTGCCATTAAGTTCCTTACCGGTGGCCAAGTCTTCCCTGCTCAG ATTTTGTTCGGCGTCTTGTACATTGTCAACCTGAGCCTCGTTCTTCTGCTTTACGTCAAGGCTGAAGTG CTTCCATGGTGGGCTTTAGGTTTGCTTTGTTTGTCCAAGAGGGTTCACTCTATCTTTGTGCTCCGCCTTTTCAACGACTGCTTTGCCATGACATTGCTCCATGCTGCTATGGCTTTGATTATTTATCACAAGTGGTACCTTGGTCTAATAGTTTTCAG TGGAGCTGTCTCAGTTAAGATGAATGTTCTTCTTTTTGCTCCTTCTCTGCTTCTACTGATGGTGAAG GCCATGAGCATCAAAGGAGTCTTCTTTGCCTTGTTAGGAGCTGCTGTAGTACAG GTTTTGTTGGGTATGCCATTCTTGCTGTCGCATCCAGTTGAGTACATATCAAGAGCATTCAATCTTGGCCGTGTCTTCATCCATTTCTG gtCTGTGAACTTTAAATTCGTCCCAGAGAAGTTGTTTGTATCCAAAGAGCTTGCTATTGCGCTGTTGATTCTTCACCTCACTACCCTTCTGGTATTTGCACACTACAAGTGGTTAAA GCATGAAGGAGGCCTATTTGGTTTCTTGCATTCCAGATTTAAAAACACCAAATCAATTCAACAGCTTGTTTCCAGCCAGCCCAGACCATCCATTCTCAGCAAAGAAC ATATTGTAACTGTTATGTTTGTCGGCAACTTCATTGGCATCGTGTGTGCCCGATCATTACACTACCAATTCTATTCCTG GTACTTCTATTCATTGCCTTTTCTGTTGTGGAAAACACATTTTCCGACACCTTTGAG GATCATTCTATTTCTCGGTGTGGAGCTCTGCTGGAACATTTACCCTTCTACTGCCTATTCATCACTGCTTTTGCTATTTTTGCACGTCTCCATTTTGTTGGGTATATGGTTTTCACGTACTGAGTACCCCTATATCAATAAGAGTACATGA
- the LOC101769089 gene encoding phosphoenolpyruvate/phosphate translocator 3, chloroplastic has protein sequence MQGAATSVSGASWSRATRGRASALASRHAGSLAASSSFSSYGPRGALAAAAAPPLPLLRVRGGCRLRPLSLLPDSGRNGEVAKAAAAAAASVPEDDASAAARGEGAGGIAATAQLGAMIVAWYLLNIYFNIYNKQVLGALPLPLPYTITAFQLAFGSLLIFLMWATRLHPAPRLSAAQLGKIAPLALGHMLGTVFTNMSLGKVAVSFTHTIKASEPFFTVVLSALFLGEVPSLPVLGSLVPIVGGVALASFTEVSFNWTGFWSAMASNLTNQSRNVLSKKLLAGDKDAMDDINLFSVITVLSFLLSCPLMLFAEGVKFTPGYLQSSGLNLQELCIRAALAGFCFHGYQKLSYLILSRVSPVTHSVANCVKRVVVIVSSVIFFSTPISPVNALGTGAALGGVFLYSKLTRTKKPKNA, from the exons ATGCAGGGCGCGGCGACCTCTGTCTCCGGAGCCTCGTGGTCCCGGGCCACGCGCGgccgcgcctccgccctcgCCTCGCGCCATGCCGGCagcctcgccgcctcctcctccttctcctcctacGGGCCCCGGggtgccctcgccgccgccgccgcgccgccgttgccgctcCTCCGCGTTCGCGGCGGCTGCCGGCTCCGGCCTCTGTCGCTGCTGCCCGATAGCGGCAGGAATGGGGAGGTCGccaaggcggcggccgcggcggcggcatcggtgCCGGAGGACGACGCGAGCGCTGCGGCGAGGGGAGAGGGCGCCGGCGGCATTGCGGCCACGGCGCAGCTGGGCGCCATGATCGTCGCGTGGTACCTGCTCAACATCTACTTCAACATCTACAACAAGCAG GTTCTCGGCGCGCTGCCGTTGCCGCTGCCATACACCATCACCGCCTTCCAGCTCGCCTTCGGCTCCCTGCTCATCTTCCTCATGTGGGCGACCAGGCTCCACCCGGCGCCCAGGCTCTCCGCTGCGCAG TTGGGCAAGATCGCACCGCTGGCCTTGGGGCACATGCTGGGCACGGTGTTCACCAACATGAGCCTGGGCAAGGTCGCCGTCTCCTTCACCCACACAATCAAGGCCTCCGAGCCCTTCTTCACCGTCGTCCTCTCCGCCCTCTTCCTCGGCGAG GTTCCTTCCCTGCCGGTGCTGGGCTCGCTCGTGCCGATCGTTGGCGGCGTCGCCTTGGCATCGTTCACCGAAGTTTCTTTCAACTG GACTGGGTTTTGGAGCGCCATGGCGTCCAATCTGACCAACCAATCAAGGAATGTCCTCAGCAAGAAACTCCTTGCCGGTGACAAG GATGCTATGGATGACATAAACCTCTTCTCGGTAATCACTGTGCTGTCGTTTCTGCTATCGTGTCCTCTGATGCTGTTCGCAGAAGGCGTCAAGTTCACCCCAGGGTACCTCCAGAGCTCT GGCCTGAACCTCCAAGAACTCTGCATCAGGGCAGCACTCGCAGGTTTTTGCTTCCATGGCTATCAGAAG CTCTCGTACCTGATCTTGTCGAGGGTGTCACCGGTGACCCACTCCGTCGCCAACTGTGTCAAGCGCGTGGTTGTCATCGTCTCTTCAGTTATCTTCTTCAGCACACCCATTTCGCCTGTCAACGCACTAG GAACTGGTGCTGCATTAGGAGGCGTTTTCCTGTACTCGAAGCTGACGAGAACGAAGAAACCGAAGAATGCATGA